The following coding sequences lie in one Arabidopsis thaliana chromosome 3, partial sequence genomic window:
- a CDS encoding uncharacterized protein (unknown protein; Has 25 Blast hits to 25 proteins in 6 species: Archae - 0; Bacteria - 0; Metazoa - 1; Fungi - 0; Plants - 24; Viruses - 0; Other Eukaryotes - 0 (source: NCBI BLink).): MKLLSWMRTIKPNGLDSSKKFKGGLCSLRAQVFSDVQDIRTNSFSFYGHTHDPNPSKVEQDLRFDEDEFCGFLAIGTLGTDPETPKFSAMVAEEDATGEIKEMAKLIAKKLDQFLKEYPEDTRSKRVKISNECPLQDYDLFRSSIELTKGSNGRVKKKKSLLTSLFKRRQTVQGEPYIEKHSTRDAIKRVFKKLHGASSKTRNDDEDDSMSKKKKDLKKNVQTCRRKVHPVLCTTAIPQDDNEIDDRRKVDLKVPSLTGGFLGASSISEANRKRENWIKTDTEYLVLEL; this comes from the exons ATGAAG CTGCTAAGTTGGATGCGAACGATAAAGCCTAATGGCTTAGACTCATCAAAGAAGTTCAAag GTGGTTTATGTAGTCTAAGAGCTCAGGTTTTCTCTGATGTCCAAGACATCCGCACAAACTCCTTTTCCTTCTACGGACACACTCATGACCCGAATCCATCCAAAGTTGAACAGGATCTTCGGTTTGATGAAGACGAATTTTGCGGATTTCTGGCCATCGGGACGCTTGGTACAGACCCTGAGACACCAAAGTTCTCAGCTATGgttgcagaagaagatgcaACCGGAGAAATCAAGGAGATGGCCAAGCTCATTGCTAAGAAACTAGACCAGTTTCTTAAGGAATATCCTGAGGATACTAGAAGTAAGCGGGTAAAAATATCGAATGAATGTCCTCTACAAGATTATGATCTCTTTCGATCATCCATTGAGCTTACCAAGGGAAGCAATGgaagagtaaagaagaaaaagagtttacTTACGAGTCTCTTCAAGAGGAGACAAACAGTACAAGGAGAACCTTACATAGAGAAACATAGCACAAGAGATGCGATTAAAAGGGTATTTAAAAAGCTTCATGGAGCTTCTTCAAAGACaagaaatgatgatgaagatgattctatgtccaagaagaagaaagatctcaAAAAG AATGTTCAAACCTGCCGACGTAAAGTCCACCCTGTTCTCTGTACAACTGCAATTCCACAAGACGATAACGAGATAGATGACAGAAGAAAAGTGGATCTCAAGGTCCCTAGTCTTACTGGAGGGTTCCTCGGTGCAAGTTCCATCTCCGAAGCGAACAGGAAACGAGAAAACTGGATCAAGACCGACACAGAGT ATCTTGTTCTGGAGCTGTGA
- a CDS encoding GPI-anchored-like protein (DUF 3339) (Protein of unknown function (DUF 3339); FUNCTIONS IN: molecular_function unknown; INVOLVED IN: biological_process unknown; LOCATED IN: endomembrane system; CONTAINS InterPro DOMAIN/s: Protein of unknown function DUF3339 (InterPro:IPR021775); BEST Arabidopsis thaliana protein match is: Protein of unknown function (DUF 3339) (TAIR:AT5G40980.1); Has 30201 Blast hits to 17322 proteins in 780 species: Archae - 12; Bacteria - 1396; Metazoa - 17338; Fungi - 3422; Plants - 5037; Viruses - 0; Other Eukaryotes - 2996 (source: NCBI BLink).), with protein MSTDWGPVIVAVSLFILLSPGLLFQLPARTRVVEFGNMTTSGIAILVHAFIYFCILTILVIAIQIHIHF; from the coding sequence ATGAGCACGGATTGGGGACCTGTGATTGTAGCGGTGTCTCTATTCATCCTACTCTCACCAGGACTACTATTCCAGCTTCCCGCAAGAACGAGAGTGGTTGAATTCGGAAACATGACCACAAGCGGTATAGCCATTTTGGTTCACGCATTTATATACTTCTGTATACTAACAATCTTGGTGATTGCTATACAAATTCACATCCATTTCTAA
- a CDS encoding uncharacterized protein (unknown protein; FUNCTIONS IN: molecular_function unknown; INVOLVED IN: biological_process unknown; LOCATED IN: endomembrane system; CONTAINS InterPro DOMAIN/s: Protein of unknown function DUF3339 (InterPro:IPR021775); BEST Arabidopsis thaliana protein match is: Protein of unknown function (DUF 3339) (TAIR:AT5G40970.1); Has 538 Blast hits to 271 proteins in 16 species: Archae - 0; Bacteria - 0; Metazoa - 0; Fungi - 0; Plants - 534; Viruses - 4; Other Eukaryotes - 0 (source: NCBI BLink).): MPDWGPVFVAVTLFVLLTPGLLIQVPGRGRVVEFGTFQTSGLSVIVHTLIYFTLVCILLLALQIHICNLFSTSMADWAPVLVGVVLFVILSPGLLFSLPGNNRTVDFGGLKTNGKAIAVHTLIFFAIYTILILALNLHIYTG; the protein is encoded by the exons ATGCCTGATTGGGGACCGGTTTTTGTCGCGGTGACGCTTTTTGTGTTGCTGACTCCGGGACTGCTGATTCAAGTTCCTGggagaggtcgagtggttgaGTTTGGAACGTTTCAGACAAGTGGTCTCTCGGTTATTGTTCATACTCTTATTTACTTCACTCTTGTTTGTATTCTCTTGCTTGCTCTCCAAATTCACAT TTGTAACCTTTTTTCTACTTCAATGGCGGATTGGGCTCCAGTTCTCGTCGGCGTGGTCCTGTTCGTGATTCTCTCACCGGGACTTCTCTTCTCATTACCTGGTAACAACCGCACCGTAGATTTCGGTGGCCTCAAAACCAACGGCAAAGCCATCGCTGTTCAcactctcatcttcttcgccATTTACACCATTTTAATCCTCGCCCTCAATCTCCACATCTACACTGGCTGA